In Helianthus annuus cultivar XRQ/B chromosome 8, HanXRQr2.0-SUNRISE, whole genome shotgun sequence, a single genomic region encodes these proteins:
- the LOC110871557 gene encoding copper transporter 1, whose product MALPPPMMHGRNATMGMPRKKKMMMHMTFYWGKDALILFKGWPGTNTGMYALALVFVFFLALLVEWLAHCNLKMTKSDDAGSGLAQTLVYTFRVGLGFMVMLAIMSFNVGVFLAAVLGHALGFFFFRVILKPANNNTDGISNAC is encoded by the coding sequence ATGGCTCTACCACCACCGATGATGCACGGCCGCAACGCGACAATGGGCATGCCTcggaaaaagaaaatgatgatgCACATGACTTTCTATTGGGGGAAAGACGCTTTGATTCTTTTTAAGGGTTGGCCCGGGACCAATACAGGCATGTACGCGTTGGCGCTCGTTTTCGTCTTCTTTTTGGCTCTTTTGGTGGAATGGCTAGCTCATTGTAATCTTAAAATGACGAAATCTGATGATGCAGGCTCGGGTTTGGCTCAAACGTTGGTGTATacttttcgggtcgggttggggtTCATGGTGATGTTGGCGATTATGTCGTTCAATGTAGGGGTGTTTTTGGCAGCCGTGTTGGGACATGCTTTAGGGTTTTTTTTCTTTCGGGTGATTTTGAAACCGGCTAACAATAATACTGATGGCATTTCGAATGCTTGTTAG